The following DNA comes from Fervidibacillus albus.
TATTCATTTGTGTTCTACACTCTTTAGGTTTTGAAAACCACAATTCAATATCATCATCCGTTGTATTCCGATACTTATAACAAATTTGAAAATTCGGTTTCAATTTTACATCCATTCCTTTTGTAAAGTGTTTACTTCCATTTGTTTATTTTTTAAACTCTGTTTAAAAAATTTCTGATATAGTTTTCTTTTCTTGATAAAATTGTAGACTTTTTTGTACTCATAATCAGAAAATAAAATGGATTCAATGGCAATCATCGTTGCTGAGAAAGTAATTAGCCCCATTGCAAGTGCAATTCCAAGATGAAATCCTACCATCATAGTTACTGCAATATATTTCGTGAATTTATTAATTAATAAAAATGGAAAGGCTAATTTTATTATTATTGACATATATGTTATCATTACAATAAAAAAAATATTACTTGTTAATATATCTTCCCAAAAGGGCTTGGAAAAAGTATCAACCTGAAGTATATAATACAATGCTGTTCCATTATTCCATTTTTCTCCCATCACTTGAAAAATGGCGGATAAAAAATACATCACACAAATTTGAAGAACAACAAATATAATCGAATAGTTATGAATAATTGCTTTAACTTTATTCGGGATTTGGGGAATCCTTATTACTTTATTTAATTTAAATTTGATTGAAAAATGTTCAGTTGTATTCATGAAAATCATGTACAACAAGCATAAAACCAATATATTATCTCCACCGTCAGTAATTAAAGGATTTCTACTAATGAGAGATAAAAACAGCATATAATTTAGTAAATGAATAATTTTCCCACCGAATCCTATTGTAAATAAAAAGGCTATAAAAATACTGAAGTGATACAATAACTCAAAATAAAGTAGGGAACTGTTCAAACCATAAAAAGAGAAAAATACTTTATTAGTAGAATTGTAAATTTCATCACTAATAATACCTGTATCATACCAAAGGAAATGACGCATACTATAGTTAATTATATAGTTATATAGAATTATTATTCCAAATAAAATTCTTAATATACTTGCACCTATTAAATGATTATAAACAGTTAATTTATCATATAAATTATTTAATTTATTATTTTTCATCTTTGTAATCCCTCTTTCAAAAATAGTCATTCGACCTAAATGAAGAAACTTTTTCATAATCCCTCCAATCAAATTCTATAAACATAGTCTCCGGTTCATAACTTTTATCCTTCCGTTTAGAAAAAGGAATAGGAAGTTCATTTACCAATCTAACTTTAACTTGTTCAATTAGTTCCGATCTTTCTACAAGACTAGCCATGGAAAAACTAAATCTATAAAGTATATCAAGATGATTATTATTGATTTTATTTAATGTTTCCTCATCAATTATATGATTTGTTAGATTACCTTCTTCTTTTACCTTTTCAGTATATTTTTTTAATATTTCATCCTGCTCATATAAGTTCTGAATTAATCCAGTGGGTAATCTCGCAGCTCTATTAAATGGGCTAAAACTATTCTCCCTATTACTGTCTAATAAAGGTTTTCC
Coding sequences within:
- a CDS encoding HTTM domain-containing protein; translated protein: MKKFLHLGRMTIFERGITKMKNNKLNNLYDKLTVYNHLIGASILRILFGIIILYNYIINYSMRHFLWYDTGIISDEIYNSTNKVFFSFYGLNSSLLYFELLYHFSIFIAFLFTIGFGGKIIHLLNYMLFLSLISRNPLITDGGDNILVLCLLYMIFMNTTEHFSIKFKLNKVIRIPQIPNKVKAIIHNYSIIFVVLQICVMYFLSAIFQVMGEKWNNGTALYYILQVDTFSKPFWEDILTSNIFFIVMITYMSIIIKLAFPFLLINKFTKYIAVTMMVGFHLGIALAMGLITFSATMIAIESILFSDYEYKKVYNFIKKRKLYQKFFKQSLKNKQMEVNTLQKEWM
- a CDS encoding DUF5819 family protein, producing the protein MEKKINVTLIILLFLFTVFHFSIILISTGPLNPVSLKIKNFTDSYKTPLLYQSWNLFAPDPVSHTDSIAIKLKTVNGEESDWFDVGKPLLDSNRENSFSPFNRAARLPTGLIQNLYEQDEILKKYTEKVKEEGNLTNHIIDEETLNKINNNHLDILYRFSFSMASLVERSELIEQVKVRLVNELPIPFSKRKDKSYEPETMFIEFDWRDYEKVSSFRSNDYF